A region from the Linepithema humile isolate Giens D197 chromosome 1, Lhum_UNIL_v1.0, whole genome shotgun sequence genome encodes:
- the LOC136997418 gene encoding uncharacterized protein, with protein MERKLELEMEERLREAREGRVRRGSYGCLEEMWKRKREEAWEKGEEEEKGIFSKSKKITRSPGKEEGKKEGEQKGIEKGEEEMRKWKREMEGVMKEVMRMGLEEWKEEMRQMKEEVKEGIIDIRKEMKEIRDKEEEWREEREEMKRHIKGLERRIEEIERDGENEREGGRKEGTGEGGKIEIRIKEIERRMERKEREERRRNLVIKGIEVREGKRKEAVEELMKVIEAKVKIEEIWRIAEDREKGREIVGIRLENDEKRKEIWERKKMLKGRKERIVEDWTWKERRMRWKLEEIAREEERKGKSVWIGYGRVRINGQWWKWDEEEEVLRDGKGCTKVGGQGEGRLGREGSMG; from the coding sequence ATGGAAAGGAAATTGGAATTGGAAATGGAAGAGAGATTAAGAGAAGCGAGAGAGGGGAGAGTTAGACGCGGAAGTTATGGGTGTTTAGAGGAGAtgtggaagaggaagagggaagAGGCATGGGAAAAGggggaagaggaggagaaagGTATATTTAGTAAAAGTAAGAAGATAACGAGGTCACCGGGGAAAGAAGagggaaagaaagaaggagagcAGAAGGGGATAGAGAAGGGAGAGGAGGAGATGAGGAAATGGAAAAGGGAgatggagggggtaatgaagGAGGTGATGAGGATGGGGTTGGAGGAGTGGAAGGAAGAAATGAGACAGATGAAGGAAGAAGTGAAGGAGGGAATAATAGACATAAGGAAGGAAATGAAAGAGATTAGAGATAAGGAGGAGGAGTGGAGGGAGGAGAGGGAGGAAATGAAAAGGCATATAAAGGGATTGGAAAGGAGAATagaagagatagagagagacggagagaatGAGAGGGAAGGAGGAAGGAAAGAAGGGACGGGAGAAGgaggaaaaatagaaataagaataaaagaaatagaaaggaggatggaaaggaaagagagggaaGAGAGGAGAAGGAATTTGGTAATAAAAGGAATAGAGGTAAGGGAAGGGAAAAGGAAAGAAGCGGTAGAAGAATTAATGAAGGTTATAGAAGCAAAGGTAAAGATAGAAGAGATATGGAGGATAGCGGAGGAtagagaaaaaggaagagagataGTGGGGATAAGGCTGGAGAATGATGAGAAAAGGAAGGAGATatgggagagaaagaaaatgctTAAGGGTAGAAAGGAAAGAATAGTAGAGGACTGGACATGGAAAGAAAGGAGGATGAGATGGAAATTGGAGGAGATAGCCAGGGAAGAGGAAAGGAAAGGGAAAAGTGTATGGATAGGATATGGGAGAGTAAGAATAAATGGGCAATGGTGGAAGTGGgatgaggaggaggaggtgcTAAGAGACGGGAAAGGGTGCACAAAAGTAGGGGGGCAGGGGGAAGGGAGATTGGGG